From a single Lolium rigidum isolate FL_2022 chromosome 7, APGP_CSIRO_Lrig_0.1, whole genome shotgun sequence genomic region:
- the LOC124674678 gene encoding LOW QUALITY PROTEIN: protein ESSENTIAL FOR POTEXVIRUS ACCUMULATION 1-like (The sequence of the model RefSeq protein was modified relative to this genomic sequence to represent the inferred CDS: inserted 1 base in 1 codon) encodes MAASPDRANDDLRRLLAVDTPPPPQIAKEKQGLDTDMPLSPQWLMKDPSSQGSRLDATKTSGNGEDMGSSAKKKDVFRASVLDGETGRRDRWREDEREPNSGPRWTRWRETDKEHGDTRKVEKWSDDSSKFSVDGRRAPQERWGDSNNKDGNFDQRREGKWSTRWGANDKESENWRDRWGDSAKEGDASRDKGFSQFVTHGKDGNNHEKDTERDDNISRSWKSSHPLGRGRGDSSYHPSQTSQKPSSMYGYGRGKPDNEISAFPSSRGKFTPSTGSTNIGSTGSSRPFHLGLLSDRPGGASGDRTAFRYSRMKLLDIYRTTSHVTDFKMPSDVCEEVSAFLQEEMLEPLALFAPTAEEAAVLKAIDKGEVINSGVYQVSKDGSVGKSNPDGVPIKQSKLGGRDDQPGNTEDLKGETSGSLRGVPGNVDLLRTETPSYVVPQRSRFVGEHRLGPTDFPQQIPNVFDQESKVAGMAGVEPYPNPEGLSLHYKDPQGRIQGPFSGADIIGWFEASYFGIDLLVRVANAPPDAPFLMLGDVMPHLRAKARPPPGFSTTKSSDMLMPEATPTGKFVSSSSTHDGSAGVGIFNGGPSRNGGAVEAQNRFLESLMSNSMQGSSAAMTGGLNEYSNSSFGNIAMAGGESGNSMNYFLAQQRLLERQKSSQNTVPYWSGDGNQAAQAQNKDIASEVSALHSKVPSSMADPSRQASQSQNVDLLAMLHSAEKPKAPAGLPPWSNYPEAKNLNPNLHVDLTQGPLNMHQNLQNSQQMATAGQQQNFMPQNQAPSHLPPEKLLAEISQDPQLLHMFQQQYLLSQLQLQSQPPVTPQPQPQLSMLDKMILLQQQQQQQQQQQQQQQQQQQQLQQRLQLEQQQKVLLQQQHLISQVAPHGHSNQQLDGPYGSKHTSLPAGDSMNLGVRKIQDVLEVDRILTNHGTTQGQQSSQAFMNMRGMEGVGLTQNSVPTVPMPHEIFMGVPPKERYSYPQKSENFASTNTQPNASMVNPMLTEVAERYEEKSANYQQVGIDKAESKPENIFSSRSNVRSSSALSETPPNPLLDIMSPHNRVQEMKDAPTPVELTMEADAKAPDTQEMKKAEKKKKQKKKQTAVDVGKAAPKTVSQQPRLDAEGDGSNQGSTRHGLPDDTEDLFWGSXVRAESSSRSVGPPLGFESSANFPPKSLPEEYDVSRAEWEHSALSEPHAAASQKGWKPTQGPRPKSLLEIQAEEQLRAQRVAADNIKTAVPVVSLPSVPWSTMSASSEQQFGGAGRSLGGQESAGDSRNKRSQLHDLLAEEVLARSSNADNENTSSANDVSFPPLSPAVVQPDAPAFDDTDFIEAKDSKKNKKKGAKSKGPAVKAPFPVGSVESAISIPAEKVKSSKQAQLDKEILPAPPSGPSFGDFVPWKTDQTNFAPAPAWSTDAAKMHKPLSLRDIQREEERRSGVVQQQPPSPTPAKVSMNQRNHVNVPSRQASGSSPSKTVAPVQMSSNPSNRAKSNAEDDLFWGPSDHSKQDMKQSEFPSLSSQSRSSITKDQAPLNRQKSQASKLPLSTAPTAKLTGKGKTEASNKQTEAMDFRDWCDSEWSRLTGTNDTSFLEFCIKQSAGEAETLLRENVGSLDRNGQFIDKFLNYKAFLSKEVIETAFRAPSNRPRGDATSRLNPVPAAKGGPSAEAEQDAGGKKKGKKGKKVSAAVLGFNVVSNRIMMGEIQNVD; translated from the exons atgGCCGCCTCCCCGGACCGCGCCAATGAcgacctccgccgcctcctcgccgtcgaCACGCCTCCACCGCCCCAGATCGCCAAAG AGAAGCAAGGCCTGGATACTGACATGCCACTTTCTCCTCAGTGGCTTATGAAG GATCCCAGTTCACAGGGTTCCCGCTTAGATGCTACTAAGACATCGGGGAATGGTGAAGACATGGGCTCCAGTGCGAAGAAAAAGGATGTCTTCAGGGCTTCTGTGCTTGATGGTGAAACTGGGCGTCGTGACCGTTGGCGTGAAGATGAACGGGAACCAAATTCAGGCCCTCGGTGGACTCGCTGGAGGGAGACAGACAAGGAACATGGTGATACACGGAAGGTTGAAAAATGGTCGGATGACTCGTCCAAGTTTTCTGTGGATGGCCGTCGTGCTCCACAGGAACGCTGGGGTGATTCCAATAACAAGGACGGCAACTTTGACCAACGCCGTGAGGGCAAGTGGAGCACTCGCTGGGGTGCCAATGATAAGGAGTCTGAAAATTGGCGTGACAGGTGGGGCGATTCAGCCAAAGAGGGCGATGCTTCCCGTGATAAAGGTTTTTCCCAGTTTGTGACACATGGAAAAGATGGCAACAATCATGAGAAGGATACTGAAAGAGATGATAATATCTCTCGATCATGGAAGTCTAGTCATCCTCTTGGCCGTGGTCGGGGAGATTCATCTTATCACCCCTCACAGACTTCACAAAAACCATCTTCTATGTATGGGTATGGTAGAGGGAAACCAGACAATGAAATCTCCGCTTTTCCAAGTTCTCGTGGAAAGTTTACACCCAGTACTGGTAGTACAAATATTGGCAGTACTGGATCGTCACGGCCATTCCATCTTGGTCTACTTTCTGACAGACCTGGTGGCGCATCAGGGGATCGCACAGCATTTAGATATAGTAGGATGAAACTTCTTGACATATACAGAACAACTTCACATGTTACTGACTTCAAGATGCCTTCTGATGTTTGTGAGGAAGTGTCCGCATTTCTCCAAGAAGAAATGTTGGAGCCTTTGGCATTATTTGCTCCTACAGCTGAAGAAGCG GCTGTTTTAAAAGCAATTGACAAAGGGGAAGTCATAAACAGTGGTGTCTATCAGGTTTCCAAAGATGGTTCTGTTGGGAAAAGTAATCCTGATGGGGTGCCTATAAAACAATCTAAATTAG GTGGTAGAGATGATCAACCTGGAAACACAGAAGATTTGAAGGGAGAAACATCTGGAAGTCTCAGGG GTGTTCCTGGAAATGTTGATTTGCTGCGGACAGAGACACCTAGTTATGTTGTTCCACAAAGATCTCGGTTTGTTGGAGAGCATAGGCTTGGACCAACTGACTTTCCGCAGCAAATACCCAATGTGTTTGATCAAGAAAGTAAAGTAGCCGGGATGGCAGGTGTTGAACCTTATCCTAATCCAGAAGGTCTTTCATTACACTACAAAGATCCACAAGGTCGAATTCAAGGCCCTTTTTCTGGTGCTGACATCATTGGATGGTTCGAGGCTAGCTATTTCGGTATTGATTTGCTGGTTCGTGTTGCAAATGCACCTCCTGATGCTCCTTTCTTAATGCTTGGGGATGTTATGCCTCACCTACGAGCGAAGGCAAGGCCACCTCCAGGGTTTAGCACCACAAAATCCAGTGATATGCTAATGCCAGAGGCTACACCTACGGGGAAGTTTGTCAGCTCCAGTAGCACACATGATGGATCAGCTGGTGTTGGTATTTTCAACGGTGGGCCAAGCAGGAATGGCGGTGCAGTTGAAGCCCAGAATCGTTTTCTGGAGTCACTTATGTCTAATAGTATGCAAGGTTCTTCAGCTGCTATGACTGGAG GGCTGAATGAATACAGCAACAGTAGCTTCGGCAACATTGCGATGGCTGGAGGGGAGAGCGGGAACAGCATGAATTATTTTCTGGCGCAGCAAAGATTGTTGGAGAGACAAAAATCGTCCCAAAACACTGTTCCATATTGGTCTGGAGATGGCAATCAAGCTGCACAAGCACAGAATAAAGATATAGCTTCAGAAGTGTCTGCTCTGCACTCTAAAGTGCCCAGTTCCATGGCTGATCCATCTCGTCAAGCTTCACAATCTCAGAATGTTGACTTGCTAGCTATGCTTCATTCTGCGGAGAAACCTAAAGCACCTGCTGGATTGCCACCATGGTCAAACTATCCTGAAGCCAAAAATCTTAATCCTAACCTTCACGTGGATCTCACTCAAGGACCACTTAACATGCATCAAAATCTGCAGAATTCTCAGCAAATGGCTACTGCTGGTCAACAACAGAACTTCATGCCACAGAACCAGGCACCAAGCCATTTGCCACCTGAGAAGTTGCTTGCTGAGATATCTCAAGATCCACAACTCTTGCACATGTTTCAACAACAGTATCTGCTATCACAACTACAGTTGCAATCGCAGCCACCAGTGACACCTCAGCCTCAGCCACAACTCTCAATGCTGGACAAGATGATATTGCttcagcagcaacagcagcaacagcagcagcagcagcagcagcagcagcagcagcagcagcagctgcaacAACGATTACAGCTTGAGCAGCAGCAGAAGGTGTTACTGCAGCAACAACACCTAATTTCTCAAGTTGCACCTCATGGTCATTCCAACCAGCAGCTTGATGGCCCTTATGGGTCAAAGCATACTTCATTGCCAGCTGGTGATTCCATGAACCTTGGTGTTAGAAAAATTCAAGATGTTCTTGAAGTTGATCGGATTTTGACTAACCATGGTACAACACAAGGGCAACAATCTAGTCAAGCATTTATGAATATGAGGGGTATGGAGGGTGTTGGATTAACACAAAACTCTGTACCTACTGTGCCAATGCCTCATGAAATTTTTATGGGTGTGCCTCCAAAAGAACGGTATTCCTATCCTCAGAAGTCGGAAAATTTTGCAAGTACCAACACTCAACCTAATGCAAGTATGGTCAACCCGATGCTAACAGAAGTTGCAGAAAGATATGAAGAGAAGTCTGCTAACTATCAACAAGTTGGAATAGACAAAGCTGAAAGTAAGCCTGAAAATATTTTTAGTTCACGTTCTAATGTGCGTAGCAGTTCAGCTCTTAGTGAGACACCGCCGAATCCATTATTGGACATCATGTCACCTCATAACCGTGTCCAGGAAATGAAAGATGCCCCTACTCCAGTTGAGCTAACTATGGAAGCTGATGCAAAAGCTCCTGATACACAAGAGATGAAGAaagcagaaaagaaaaagaagcagaagaagaagcAGACAGCTGTAGATGTTGGCAAAGCAGCCCCAAAGACAGTTTCCCAGCAGCCAAGACTAGATGCTGAAGGtgatggatcaaatcagggtagtACTAGACATGGTTTGCCAGATGATACAGAGGATCTGTTTTGGGGCT CTGTCAGAGCGGAAAGCTCTTCTAGATCTGTTGGACCTCCGCTGGGCTTTGAATCATCTGCGAATTTTCCTCCCAAGAGTCTTCCCGAGGAGTATGATGTCAGCAGAGCTGAATGGGAGCATAGTGCTCTATCTGAGCCTCATGCTGCGGCAAGCCAAAAAGGTTGGAAACCAACCCAAGGACCCAGACCTAAGTCATTGCTGGAAATTCAAGCTGAGGAACAACTAAGAGCACAGAGGGTAGCTGCGGACAATATTAAGACAGCTGTGCCAGTGGTATCTCTGCCATCAGTTCCTTGGAGTACCATGTCAGCATCTTCCGAGCAGCAGTTTGGGGGTGCAGGTAGATCACTGGGTGGCCAAGAAAGTGCTGGCGACTCAAGGAACAAGAGAAGCCAGTTGCACGATTTGTTGGCAGAAGAAGTTCTAGCAAGGTCTAGTAATGCAGACAATGAGAACACAAGTAGTGCTAATGATGTTTCGTTTCCTCCTTTGTCACCTGCTGTTGTTCAGCCTGATGCTCCTGCTTTTGATGATACTGACTTTATTGAGGCCAAGGACTccaaaaagaacaagaaaaaggGAGCAAAGTCAAAGGGACCTGCTGTAAAAGCCCCATTTCCTGTTGGTTCTGTTGAATCAGCAATCTCTATACCTGCTGAAAAGGTCAAATCTTCAAAGCAAGCACAACTAGATAAGGAAATACTACCGGCTCCACCAAGTGGTCCATCCTTTGGAGATTTTGTTCCGTGGAAGACTGATCAGACAAATTTTGCACCTGCTCCAGCGTGGTCCACTGATGCTGCAAAGATGCACAAACCCTTGTCTCTGCGAGATATTCAGAGAGAGGAAGAAAGGAGATCAGGTGTTGTCCAGCAACAACCACCCTCACCAACTCCAGCAAAGGTGTCTATGAACCAACGGAATCATGTTAATGTTCCTTCTAGGCAAGCTTCTGGCTCTTCTCCATCAAAGACAGTTGCTCCTGTCCAGATGAGTTCCAATCCTTCCAACCGTGCCAAGTCAAATGCCGAAGATGATCTGTTTTGGGGCCCTTCTGACCACTCCAAACAAGATATGAAACA GTCAGAATTCCCAAGTCTTTCAAGTCAGAGCAGAAGTTCCATAACTAAAGACCAGGCTCCATTGAATCGTCAGAAGTCTCAGGCTAGCAAGTTACCACTTTCAACGGCTCCTACTGCCAAGCTAACCGGGAAAGGCAAGACGGAGGCATCAAACAAGCAGACAG AGGCAATGGACTTCAGGGATTGGTGTGACAGCGAGTGGTCCAGGCTCACCGGAACAAATG ATACAAGTTTCCTTGAGTTCTGCATTAAGCAGTCGGCTGGTGAAGCAGAAACGCTTCTCCGGGAGAACGTTGGCTCTCTCGACCGCAACGGTCAGTTCATCGACAAGTTCCTCAACTACAAGGCGTTTCTGTCCAAAGAGGTGATCGAGACAGCATTCAGAGCCCCCAGCAACCGCCCTCGTGGGGATGCCACCTCGCGCCTGAACCCTGTTCCTGCAGCCAAAGGAGGCCCAAGTGCCGAAGCAGAACAGGACGCCGGAGGAAAGAAGAAAGGGAAGAAAGGGAAGAAGGTGAGCGCAGCAGTCTTAGGATTCAATGTAGTCAGCAACCGCATCATGATGGGTGAGATCCAGAATGTGGATTAG